A window from Rhizosphaericola mali encodes these proteins:
- the panB gene encoding 3-methyl-2-oxobutanoate hydroxymethyltransferase yields MSSHKEIKKITVPLIQSWKAKGEKIAMLTAYDYTFAQIFDQANLDVILVGDSAANVMAGYETTLPISLDEMIYHAASVKRAVKRALVVADLPFGSYQGSKDAAFESAVKMMKQSGVEALKLEGGIEIAEKVKMLVAAGIPIMGHLGLTPQSVNQFGGYGLRAKETAEADKLKSDALTLEKAGAFAIVLEKVPASLAEEVSKSLSIPTIGIGAGNDCDGQVLVMQDMLGLNTAFLPKFVRKYSNLSEQVTTAVQSYSQDVKDGNFPNNEESY; encoded by the coding sequence ATGTCTTCTCATAAAGAAATAAAGAAAATTACTGTACCTCTTATTCAAAGTTGGAAAGCAAAAGGGGAAAAAATTGCCATGCTGACCGCTTACGATTACACATTTGCACAAATTTTTGATCAGGCAAATTTGGATGTGATTTTAGTAGGAGATAGCGCGGCCAATGTTATGGCGGGTTACGAAACAACGTTGCCTATTAGTTTGGATGAAATGATTTATCACGCAGCTTCCGTAAAAAGAGCGGTAAAAAGAGCTTTGGTTGTAGCGGATTTACCTTTTGGATCATATCAAGGAAGTAAAGATGCAGCATTTGAATCAGCTGTAAAAATGATGAAACAATCTGGCGTTGAAGCATTAAAACTCGAAGGCGGAATTGAAATCGCTGAAAAAGTGAAAATGTTGGTAGCCGCAGGTATTCCTATAATGGGGCATTTGGGTTTGACACCTCAATCCGTAAATCAATTTGGTGGTTATGGTTTGCGTGCGAAAGAAACTGCAGAAGCGGACAAATTAAAATCAGATGCATTGACTTTGGAAAAAGCAGGTGCATTTGCCATTGTATTGGAAAAAGTACCCGCATCTTTAGCGGAAGAAGTTTCAAAATCTCTTTCCATTCCTACGATAGGAATTGGTGCTGGAAATGATTGCGATGGTCAAGTGTTGGTTATGCAAGATATGTTGGGATTGAATACCGCATTTCTACCAAAATTTGTAAGGAAATATAGTAATCTAAGCGAACAAGTAACTACCGCCGTTCAATCTTATTCGCAAGATGTGAAAGATGGAAATTTTCCAAATAATGAGGAGTCGTATTAG
- a CDS encoding FtsK/SpoIIIE family DNA translocase — MANTLKKKSKISTDPSTKLMADKTPEVTVNEVVRDERTSKFIGVLSLMICVFLFVSFTSYIFSWQEDQDKVQQFGAKIFSTTDIKVANMFGVLGAYVGYAFIYNGFGIASYLLCTFFFVFGVNLLFGKKVFRLARNLKYVLVGLLVLSVTFAYVTQSFSGFSFGGSIGNIIYQWFAKWLGNFGTGCILFATFFCYIIWRFNPKFSFAKLKKGISNSMKEDDKEEILDEKQTEKSTSTSEKEKKEDGAKLIIATGNTLKNTTESKSEDDWIVPPSTEPDEQLELVDLDEEPIEEEDIEDDEPFAIPIETNSPKANPVNLAAKNANDLVLDIQPTLPEEDPNEVPSSIIVNPEPTQAEVEALGDYEPTLDLRDYQYPTVEMLEAHGSDKTIHDPQELEDNKNQIITTLKNYDISIQRISATVGPTVTLYEIVPAPGVRISKIKNLEDDIALSLAALGIRIIAPIPGKGTIGIEVPNVNKSIVSMKSLIGSEKFQNNKFSLPIALGKKINNENFIVDLATMPHLLMAGATGQGKSVGVNAILVSLLYKKHPSQLKFVLVDPKKVELSLYRVIEKHFLAKLPGEEEAIITDTKKVIATLNALCIEMDNRYDLLKEAGCRNIKEYNEKFVHRKLNPLKGHQFLPFIVLVIDEFADLIMTAGKEVEMPIARLAQLARAVGIHLIIATQRPSVNIITGTIKANFPARIAFKVSSKIDSRTILDAGGAEQLIGKGDMLVSYNGEITRLQCAFVDTPEVDSVCEYIGDQRGYPDAFLLPEYIDEKELESKDNNDLTDRDSLFEDAAKLIVANQMGSTSLIQRRLKLGYNRAGRLMDQLEMAGVVGPNLGSKAREVLMKTEAELQVLLDNLP; from the coding sequence ATGGCTAATACATTAAAAAAGAAAAGTAAAATTAGTACTGATCCATCTACAAAATTAATGGCAGATAAAACGCCAGAAGTTACTGTAAATGAGGTTGTTAGAGATGAAAGAACTTCCAAATTTATTGGAGTATTGAGTCTAATGATCTGTGTATTTTTATTTGTTTCATTTACTTCTTATATATTTTCTTGGCAGGAAGATCAAGACAAAGTGCAGCAGTTTGGTGCAAAAATATTTAGTACCACGGATATCAAAGTCGCCAATATGTTTGGCGTGTTGGGTGCCTATGTTGGCTACGCATTCATTTATAACGGATTTGGCATTGCGTCTTATTTACTTTGTACATTTTTCTTTGTTTTTGGAGTCAATTTATTATTTGGAAAAAAAGTATTTCGTCTAGCGCGTAATTTAAAATATGTACTTGTTGGTTTATTGGTATTGAGTGTCACATTTGCATACGTTACACAGTCTTTTTCCGGATTTAGTTTTGGCGGCTCTATTGGAAATATAATCTATCAATGGTTTGCCAAATGGTTGGGCAATTTCGGTACTGGTTGTATTTTATTTGCAACATTTTTCTGCTATATCATCTGGAGATTCAATCCGAAATTTTCATTTGCAAAATTGAAAAAAGGAATTTCTAATTCCATGAAAGAGGATGATAAAGAGGAAATTTTAGACGAAAAGCAAACAGAAAAATCTACGTCCACCTCAGAAAAAGAGAAGAAAGAAGATGGTGCTAAATTGATTATAGCAACGGGCAATACATTAAAAAATACGACAGAATCTAAATCGGAGGATGATTGGATCGTGCCGCCATCAACCGAACCAGATGAACAATTGGAATTGGTCGATTTGGACGAAGAGCCAATTGAAGAAGAGGATATTGAAGACGACGAACCTTTTGCAATTCCGATTGAAACAAATAGTCCAAAAGCAAATCCTGTAAATTTAGCAGCAAAAAATGCCAATGATTTAGTTTTAGATATTCAACCAACATTACCAGAAGAAGATCCAAATGAAGTGCCGTCATCAATTATCGTCAATCCCGAACCAACACAAGCGGAAGTGGAAGCTTTGGGTGATTACGAACCGACTTTAGATCTACGTGATTATCAATATCCAACTGTAGAAATGTTGGAGGCACACGGTTCGGATAAAACAATCCACGATCCGCAAGAGTTAGAAGACAATAAAAATCAGATTATCACTACGTTGAAAAATTATGACATTTCAATTCAACGTATTTCAGCTACTGTCGGACCAACAGTAACTTTGTATGAAATTGTTCCTGCGCCAGGTGTGCGTATTAGCAAGATCAAAAATTTGGAAGATGATATTGCGTTGAGCTTGGCAGCATTGGGTATTCGTATCATTGCGCCGATTCCTGGAAAGGGGACGATTGGTATAGAAGTGCCAAACGTGAATAAGTCTATCGTAAGTATGAAAAGCTTGATAGGGTCGGAAAAATTTCAAAATAATAAATTCTCCTTACCAATTGCTTTGGGTAAAAAAATCAATAACGAAAATTTCATTGTTGATTTGGCTACCATGCCGCACTTGTTGATGGCGGGCGCTACTGGACAAGGTAAATCAGTCGGAGTAAATGCAATCCTAGTTTCTCTTTTATACAAAAAGCATCCATCTCAATTAAAATTTGTCTTAGTTGATCCGAAAAAGGTAGAATTAAGCTTGTATCGCGTCATTGAAAAGCATTTCCTTGCTAAATTGCCAGGCGAAGAAGAAGCGATTATAACAGATACAAAAAAGGTAATTGCAACTTTGAATGCACTCTGTATAGAAATGGATAATCGCTACGATTTGCTCAAAGAAGCAGGTTGTAGAAATATCAAAGAGTACAATGAAAAATTTGTCCATAGAAAACTAAATCCATTAAAAGGACATCAGTTTTTACCATTTATTGTTTTGGTAATTGATGAGTTTGCGGATTTGATCATGACCGCAGGTAAAGAAGTCGAAATGCCCATTGCGCGCTTGGCTCAGTTGGCGCGTGCCGTAGGTATTCACTTGATTATCGCCACGCAAAGACCATCTGTAAATATTATTACAGGTACGATCAAAGCCAATTTCCCTGCACGTATTGCATTCAAAGTATCTTCTAAAATCGATAGTCGTACGATTTTGGATGCAGGTGGCGCAGAACAATTGATTGGTAAAGGAGATATGTTGGTAAGTTATAATGGGGAAATTACACGTTTACAATGTGCGTTCGTAGATACCCCAGAAGTAGATAGTGTTTGCGAATATATCGGCGATCAACGTGGTTATCCAGACGCATTTTTACTACCAGAATATATTGATGAAAAAGAATTAGAAAGTAAAGACAATAACGACTTAACGGATCGTGATAGTTTGTTTGAAGATGCAGCGAAATTGATCGTTGCTAATCAAATGGGAAGTACCTCCTTAATTCAACGTCGTTTAAAATTGGGATATAATCGTGCAGGTCGTCTAATGGATCAATTGGAAATGGCTGGTGTTGTCGGTCCTAATTTGGGTAGTAAAGCACGAGAAGTATTAATGAAAACAGAAGCCGAATTGCAGGTATTATTAGATAATTTGCCATAA
- a CDS encoding acyl-CoA thioesterase: protein METVDFKTPSQSLVIMNELVLPNDTNYFGNLMGGRLMYWMDVASGIASGKHTNLPGMTVSVDNLSFKYPIKLGNNVHLEAKATRAFNTSLEIHIKVWGEDLLQQTKYLSNEAYFTFVALDEHRRPKKIPAIQPETDEEIEQYNGALRRRQLRLLQAGKLNIEDAKELLELFKTK from the coding sequence ATGGAAACTGTAGATTTTAAAACACCTTCGCAAAGTTTGGTTATAATGAACGAATTAGTTTTACCCAATGATACTAATTATTTTGGTAATTTAATGGGTGGACGATTGATGTATTGGATGGATGTTGCATCAGGAATTGCTTCTGGAAAACATACCAATTTGCCGGGAATGACTGTCAGTGTGGATAATCTCAGTTTTAAATATCCGATCAAATTAGGTAATAATGTACATCTGGAAGCCAAGGCAACGCGTGCATTCAACACTTCATTAGAGATTCACATCAAAGTATGGGGCGAGGATTTATTACAACAAACAAAGTATTTAAGCAATGAAGCTTATTTTACATTTGTCGCCTTAGATGAACATCGACGTCCCAAAAAAATCCCAGCAATTCAACCAGAAACGGACGAAGAAATAGAACAATATAATGGTGCACTTCGTCGTCGTCAATTACGTCTTTTGCAAGCCGGAAAATTAAATATTGAAGATGCGAAAGAGTTATTAGAATTATTCAAAACAAAATAA